A single region of the Anopheles funestus chromosome X, idAnoFuneDA-416_04, whole genome shotgun sequence genome encodes:
- the LOC125768162 gene encoding uncharacterized protein LOC125768162, producing the protein MLYFTDSTPRSTTSILREELVQELTPSLPSTVIPTRLNPTHAPTSYPAQSYSSQNRPKENIKVISNIVVQSAKSSTPRAANLIVNEQLVEEISASNESITAPHNSITAPSSTQDNNIVTKTRQSSAKCGKTITNSSGTQTETAAEENTSLHVLLNKLNEIQREQQHTNKKLKDMEKQIKLLRSELDIVADKVVPSVGIVRASSFDFEPVATKDELNYLEEKLGEQEFTQKLKNFVDARLPSDSVEARLHAQCA; encoded by the exons aTGTTGTATTTCACAGATTCAACTCCACGTTCTACAACGTCAATATTGCGTGAGGAGTTGGTACAAGAACTAACGCCATCGCTTCCTTCTACCGTGATTCCTACCCGGCTCAATCCTACCCACGCTCCTACTTCCTATCCGGCTCAATCTTATTCTAGCCAAAATAGGCCCAAGGAGAACATTAAAGTTATTTCCAACATAGTAGTACAATCTGCAAAAT CTTCAACCCCACGTGCTGCAAATTTGATTGTGAATGAGCAGCTGGTGGAAGAAATCTCGGCTTCGAATGAATCAATTACAGCTCCGCATAATTCCATAACGGCTCCATCATCCACACAAGATAACAATATTGTTACTAAAACTCGGCAAAGTTCAGCAAAAT GCGGAAAGACCATTACTAATTCAAGTGGTACACAAACGGAAACTGCTGCCGAAGAAAATACTTCCTTACATGTCCTGTTGAATAAACTAAACGAAATACAAAGGGAGCaacagcacacaaacaaaaagctgAAAGATATGGAGAAACAGATCAAACTGCTTCGCTCGGAATTGGATATTGTGGCCGACAAAGTTGTACCTAGTGTTGGTATTGTGCGAGCAAGCAGTTTCGATTTCGAGCCTGTAGCAACAAAAGATGAGCTAAATTATCTGGAGGAAAAGTTAGGCGAACAAGAATTCACAcaaaagttgaaaaatttcgtCGATGCCCGCCTTCCTTCGGACAGTGTTGAAGCACGTTTACACGCCCAGTGCGCATAA
- the LOC125769244 gene encoding uncharacterized protein LOC125769244: protein MPEAPVMIVAFYCGPTKPASIEHFLRPFVDKMNFLTKNGAVIKNRNVNIKVRAIIADSPARAFIKGVISFNALNGCLKCDSEGKSIRGRVAYSECIASDRTDDGFRKRMYGSHHKFDSPLLDLDDFDMIKQVIVADILHLIDLGVTKRMVVARKLGKFGVKKKLTPTQMNSISAMLMNIKLPAEIHRKLRSFNDLKYWKGSEFSSFLFYASIVVLKEILNDQHYKNFLLYFCSITLFSSEVYKEHFSLANTLIKLFVKQYKDIYGPEFISSNVHNLLHIYKEVVQFGPLHTISSYVFENELQRIKRFLRCGSKSLEQAINRIAEWETYKADLVNEQVKYLLVKQRGSKATLHVRQGFCLRND, encoded by the exons ATGCCGGAAGCACCTGTAATGATAGTTGCTTTTTATTGTGGACCAACAAAACCAGCAAGTATCGAACACTTCCTACGGCCGTTTGTTgataaaatgaattttctcacaaaaaatGGAGCAGTCATCAAAAACAGGAATGTCAACATAAAAGTACGTGCCATTATAGCCGATTCCCCAGCCCGAGCTTTTATCAAAG gTGTTATCAGTTTCAATGCACTTAATGGCTGTTTAAAGTGTGATTCGGAAGGGAAGAGCATACGAGGAAGAGTAGCATACTCCGAGTGTATCGCTTCAGATCGCACAGATGATGGATTTAGAAAACGTATGTATGGTAGTCATCATAAATTCGATTCTCCACTGTTAGATTTAGATGATTTCGATATGATAAAACAAGTAATAGTAGCAGatatattacatttaattgatttagGAGTAACAAAACGAATGGTTGTAGCcaggaaattaggaaaatttggtgtgaaaaaaaagttaacgcCTACACAAATGAACAGCATTTCAGCAATGTTAATGAATATCAAATTGCCAGCTGAGATACATAGAAAACTTCGTTCATTTAATGATTTAAAGTATTGGAAAGGAAGCGagttttcatcctttttattttacgcCTCCATAGTTGTATTAAAGGAAATCTTAAATGATCAACactacaaaaactttttgttatatttttgtagCATTACACTCTTTTCATCAGAAGTGTATAAAGAGCATTTTTCTTTAGCAAATACCCTAATTAAACTCTttgtaaaacaatataaaGATATTTACGGACCAGAATTCATTTCAAGCAATGTCCATAACCTTCTGCATATTTACAAAGAAGTCGTTCAATTTGGTCCACTCCACACCATCTCTTCTTATGTATTTGAGAACGAACTGCAGCGCATAAAACGTTTCCTACGATGTGGATCGAAAAGTTTGGAACAAGCAATAAACCGAATTGCAGAATGGGAGACCTATAAGGCAGATCTTGTTAATGAACAGGTTAAATATCTCCTCGTTAAACAAAGGGGTAGTAAAGCTACACTTCATGTACGCCAAGGATTTTGTCTTAGAAATGACTAA